One Chitinivorax sp. B DNA window includes the following coding sequences:
- a CDS encoding amino acid aminotransferase — protein sequence MFEHVNAYPGDPILTLVETYNKDTRQPKVNLGIGLYYDEQGRIPLLGSVRKAEVARATQPGPRPYQPMEGAANYREAVQKLVFGANHEAVTSKRIATIQTIGGSGALKIGADFLKRYFPESDVWVSDPTWDNHRSMFEGAGFKVFDYPYYDAATGGVRFDDMLATLAKLPAKTIVLLHPCCHNPTGVDLNREQWVQVIKLVVERQLIPFMDIAYQGFGDGLEEDGFAIRAMTDAGVSFLVSNSFSKNLSFYGERCGGLSVVCPNAEEADRVLGQLKFTVRRNYSSPPTHGGQITAAVMLEPALRSEWEGEVEAMRVRIKAMRQKLYDVLSAKLPGRDFSYFLNQRGMFSYTGLSPEQVDRLREQYAVYLVRSGRMCVAGLNTDNVDYVAQAMADVLSD from the coding sequence ATGTTCGAGCACGTTAACGCCTACCCCGGCGACCCGATTCTGACTTTGGTTGAAACCTACAACAAAGACACCCGCCAACCGAAAGTGAACCTTGGTATTGGCCTATATTACGATGAGCAGGGCCGTATCCCATTGTTGGGCTCGGTTCGCAAGGCCGAAGTTGCCCGCGCCACGCAGCCCGGGCCACGACCTTATCAGCCGATGGAAGGTGCCGCCAATTATCGCGAGGCGGTACAGAAGCTGGTATTTGGCGCAAACCATGAGGCGGTGACCAGCAAGCGTATTGCTACCATCCAAACCATTGGCGGTTCGGGTGCATTGAAGATCGGCGCGGATTTCCTGAAACGTTACTTCCCTGAAAGTGATGTCTGGGTCAGTGATCCGACGTGGGACAACCATCGCTCCATGTTTGAAGGCGCCGGGTTCAAGGTGTTCGACTACCCCTACTATGATGCCGCGACCGGTGGGGTGCGTTTTGATGACATGTTGGCCACACTGGCCAAGTTGCCTGCCAAGACCATCGTGTTGCTTCACCCTTGCTGCCACAACCCAACCGGCGTTGACCTGAATCGTGAACAGTGGGTGCAAGTGATCAAGCTGGTGGTCGAGCGTCAGCTGATTCCATTCATGGATATTGCCTATCAAGGATTTGGCGACGGACTGGAAGAAGACGGTTTTGCTATCCGTGCCATGACTGATGCGGGGGTGAGCTTTCTGGTCAGCAATTCGTTTTCCAAGAATCTGTCGTTCTATGGTGAGCGCTGCGGTGGTTTGTCTGTGGTCTGCCCGAATGCAGAAGAAGCAGACCGTGTGCTGGGGCAGCTCAAGTTCACTGTGCGCCGCAACTATTCCAGCCCACCAACACATGGCGGCCAGATCACTGCTGCGGTAATGCTGGAGCCGGCCTTGCGCAGCGAGTGGGAAGGGGAAGTGGAAGCAATGCGTGTGCGTATCAAGGCCATGCGTCAGAAGCTGTACGATGTATTGAGTGCCAAGCTGCCCGGTCGCGATTTCAGTTACTTTCTCAATCAGCGCGGCATGTTCAGTTACACTGGTTTAAGCCCAGAACAAGTCGACCGACTGCGTGAGCAGTATGCGGTGTACCTGGTTCGTTCTGGCCGCATGTGTGTGGCTGGTCTGAATACAGATAACGTTGATTACGTGGCACAGGCCATGGCGGATGTGCTGTCGGATTGA
- the pbpC gene encoding penicillin-binding protein 1C, translating into MLTRSTLRLLLRRMAPLLVVLAVLRLWPHDPLRHFAPESTAIWSRDGELLRLTLASDQQYRLWTPLEHISPRMIEAVKVQEDRWFNWHPGINPVAILRGAFRTYAHDNRQGGSTLTMQLARMVYQLNTRSPTGKLKQVAYALWLEARYSKHDILEAYLNLVPYGRNLQGVGAASLTYFGKTPEKLSLPESITLAVIPQHPNLRADRMLGPPRLQKARLRVLARWPEAWPLSEAERRLARQPLPLRPLESLPFRAPHFVDTLLTDRQRMTGPVHTTLDSKLQRLLERQIASFLQQKAAQGVHNAAALLIDTRDQGVRAMVGSADYFNRAIDGQVNGTQAKRSPGSALKPFIFGMGLDQGVLHPMTMLRDTPSAFGPFSPENFDGRFMGPISARDALIRSRNIPAVWVASQLKRPSLYDFLRSAGITQLKSEQHYGLALVLGGGEITMEELGGLYTMLANRGELKPLRYLDNMTNNPGPKLLSPEAAYLTLDMLSANPRPDGAVLDTRMHWPVAWKTGTSWGFRDAWTVGVAGPYVLAVWLGNFNGEGNPAFVGIDLAAPLFFRIADALNLAEQQSPFNGWPVPAGIKRVTVCAASGDLPNAWCPNTTSTWFIPGKSPIRVSNLHRPVTIDVRSGRPACPPFEAGTTRVEVFEFWSSDMLKLFREAGIPRRIPP; encoded by the coding sequence TTGCTGACTCGTTCCACATTGCGCCTTCTGCTGCGTCGCATGGCCCCCTTGCTGGTTGTGCTGGCTGTCCTTCGCCTTTGGCCGCACGACCCCTTGCGCCATTTTGCGCCCGAATCAACGGCAATCTGGTCGCGCGATGGCGAATTGCTACGGCTGACATTGGCCAGTGATCAACAGTACCGGCTATGGACACCGCTCGAACACATCTCGCCGCGTATGATTGAAGCGGTCAAGGTGCAGGAGGACCGCTGGTTCAATTGGCATCCAGGCATCAATCCTGTTGCTATCCTGCGTGGTGCGTTTCGCACCTATGCGCACGACAACCGCCAAGGCGGGTCGACCTTGACCATGCAGCTGGCGCGTATGGTCTATCAGCTCAACACCCGCAGCCCAACGGGTAAGCTGAAACAGGTCGCCTATGCATTGTGGCTGGAGGCTCGTTACAGCAAGCACGACATCCTGGAAGCCTATCTGAACCTGGTGCCCTATGGTCGTAACCTGCAAGGGGTGGGGGCGGCAAGCCTGACCTACTTCGGTAAAACGCCAGAGAAACTCAGCCTGCCCGAATCCATTACCTTGGCGGTAATACCGCAACATCCCAATCTGCGTGCCGACCGCATGCTGGGCCCACCGCGTCTGCAAAAAGCCCGACTGCGCGTGCTGGCCCGCTGGCCTGAAGCGTGGCCACTGAGCGAAGCAGAACGCCGACTGGCACGGCAACCGTTGCCATTGCGACCACTGGAAAGCCTGCCATTTCGTGCTCCTCATTTTGTCGATACCTTGCTTACGGATCGGCAACGGATGACCGGCCCCGTCCACACAACACTGGATAGCAAACTGCAACGACTGCTTGAACGACAAATAGCCAGTTTTCTGCAGCAAAAGGCGGCGCAGGGTGTACATAACGCGGCTGCCTTGTTGATCGACACCCGTGATCAAGGAGTGCGAGCAATGGTGGGCTCGGCAGACTATTTCAACCGGGCGATCGATGGGCAGGTGAACGGTACCCAGGCCAAGCGTTCGCCCGGTTCGGCATTGAAGCCCTTCATTTTTGGGATGGGGCTGGATCAAGGCGTGCTGCACCCCATGACCATGCTGCGCGATACACCCAGCGCCTTCGGGCCGTTCTCGCCCGAGAATTTTGATGGCCGTTTCATGGGGCCGATCAGCGCGCGTGATGCCTTGATCCGCAGCCGCAATATCCCAGCCGTATGGGTCGCCTCACAGCTGAAACGCCCAAGTCTGTACGATTTTTTGCGCAGCGCCGGCATCACCCAATTGAAGAGTGAGCAGCATTACGGCTTGGCGTTGGTATTGGGGGGCGGCGAGATCACGATGGAGGAGCTGGGCGGCCTGTATACCATGCTGGCCAACCGGGGGGAGCTCAAGCCGTTACGCTATCTCGACAACATGACAAATAATCCAGGCCCGAAACTACTATCACCCGAGGCAGCCTATTTGACACTGGATATGCTCAGCGCCAACCCGCGCCCAGATGGCGCCGTGCTCGATACCCGCATGCATTGGCCGGTGGCATGGAAAACCGGCACCTCCTGGGGCTTTCGTGATGCCTGGACTGTTGGTGTCGCCGGCCCCTATGTATTGGCAGTGTGGCTGGGTAACTTCAATGGCGAGGGCAACCCAGCTTTTGTCGGTATCGACTTGGCTGCCCCCTTGTTCTTCCGCATTGCCGATGCGTTGAACCTGGCCGAACAACAATCACCATTCAACGGGTGGCCTGTCCCTGCCGGCATCAAGCGGGTCACCGTCTGTGCCGCCAGTGGCGATCTACCCAACGCATGGTGCCCCAATACCACCTCCACATGGTTCATCCCGGGCAAATCGCCCATTCGGGTCAGCAATCTGCACCGCCCTGTCACCATTGACGTCCGTAGCGGCCGCCCA
- a CDS encoding MG2 domain-containing protein, with protein sequence MSLRPLLTPFLLLWSFISLIFVVLGWLLKLVVGDVHWQAPGWLLSLGAGCSRLWGWVRANPKKGGLYGLLLLAVLGCGGYGVWWYGHLPKPQMTSYEVKAPPLTALEDNKWVVKPLVIEFSESVAPIKEVGKPIKTGISLSPELAGNWTWDGDKRLTFQPTADWPVGAKFKVKFDKKGFFSPQTKLEEYSFEFDTAPFEVTIASADFYQDPVDAGQKKLVATVQFSHPVDTANFEKRVKLDLAMGATFLGLSGDSTRYTITYDKPRLNAYIHSASLAIPRDDTKMTLTLGKGIVSARGGNETENEISTAITIPGRYSLRFDNASMTLVDNERFEPEQVLLFESSMPVADKALNGNVRAWLLPKHHPDQKAEERDDKTPYHWGDAGEVGKQVLSKASALSITQVPGEEENNSLHSYKFKAPVGRFLYLQVNEGVQAFGGYQSGKTQGFVVEVQPYPQALKVLGQGSLLSLTGEKKVGFMARGLDKVNIEIGRLLPNQLHHLVQQQGGNMFTHPNLADYEMDRLVDRYVEDRDLDARDPGKPVYDSIDLTPYLTDKQGGKRGLFLIKLNGTGKAQQPTSEPQEATDESGEGMEGEGESTDEGESGEASDARLILLTDLGVIVKRAVAGSQDVFVQSIQTGLPVAGARVDVMGRNGQPVETQTTDASGHARLPNTSKLLREKIPTMYVVQKEGDMSFLPIGRSDRMLNLSRFDVGGVSNASTADQLSAYLFSDRGIYRPGEQVNIGTIVRTADWRSGLEGVPLQAEVTDPRGATVFRESIKLSQGGFDSFSWSTTETSPTGEYTVGLYLVKNGARDVQIGNVTVKVRDFEPDRMKVTAKLADGPVDGWLAPADVKAQIKAMHLFGAPAAGRRVEGEIGLSPVLPAFAKYRDYAFYDTSLLSEGVQDKLPATTTDDQGEATLPLDLQRFGAATYRLNFLAKVFEAEGGRNVASQTSVLVSSAPYLMGVKTDGDLGYINRGAARSSRWLAVDRKLQSIAATELKLEWVQRKFVSVLTKQDSGTYKYVSRRKDIVRETKPAQVAAGGTEFALPTAEPGDYMLVLRNQEGEVLNRVEYSVVGEANVSRSLDRNAELQLKLNKTDFEPGETIDVSIRAPYVGSGLITIERDKVYHHVWFKTTTTSSVQQIVLPKDFEGNGYINVQFVRDPGSEEIFMSPLSYGVTPFAVSLKNRTEAVRVETPPVVKPGQNLKMKVKSGQASRVVVFAVDEGILQVARYKTPNPLGFFFQKRALEVNTAQILDLILPEFQRLMQAAAPGGDADGAFSKHLNPFNRKRKAPVAYWSGIVDVGPQGTELTWRVPDYFNGKLRVMAVAVTPQTIGVYEGATDVRGDLILTPNVPAMVAPGDEFTVSVGVFNNTRGGTGPITVVLSGGKELAVVGEGRKQVQAAYQKEGVAEFKLRATEALGAGNLQFVATLGDKSAKMTESVSVRPAVPFRTQLAFGRFNGSNATQTLTRELYPEYRKVDATVSVLPLAWSQGLVAYLDSYPYSCTEQLVSKAMPALVFAGRPELGKIAGKDSIKSALRVLGSRQNDQGAFGLWSSSVQVEPFASAYAVHFLIEAKERGTTLPAGMLESANDWLQNLVNSGGEDLGSARLRAYAIYLLTRQGVVTSGMLSGLQQELDARFAPQWTQDLTAAYVAATYQLLKQDKLADKSLKAVPWSDKRKDSGYWVYYDSLVHDAQLLYLMSRHFPERAIKIPTTVLDNMGKAMSSNHFNSLSSAYLMLGLDAYAALAQSQGVKLSMAEIGRDGSEKMLTLPTGSLPKAAISMAAASVKFGREGNLPAYFAVNESGFDRKVATELREGIEIAREYTDLTGKAISKVKVGDEFLVKLSLRATKRDQISQVAVVDLLPGGVEPVIELRKPVEPDAQENASEQTAPTLPIGVPDKSNWVPDFADLRDDRLVLYGQAGKDVGTFVYKVRATNAGVFKTPAPFAEGMYDRSVVARGTVGKLEIIKP encoded by the coding sequence ATGTCATTGCGCCCATTGCTGACGCCGTTCTTACTCCTGTGGTCTTTCATTTCGTTGATTTTCGTTGTGCTCGGTTGGTTGCTGAAACTGGTCGTTGGCGACGTGCACTGGCAGGCGCCAGGTTGGTTGCTGTCGCTGGGGGCAGGATGCTCGCGGTTGTGGGGCTGGGTACGAGCGAATCCCAAAAAGGGCGGGCTCTATGGTCTGCTGCTACTGGCTGTGCTGGGCTGCGGGGGGTATGGGGTATGGTGGTATGGGCACTTGCCCAAGCCGCAGATGACCAGCTACGAAGTCAAGGCGCCACCGTTGACCGCGCTGGAAGACAACAAGTGGGTGGTGAAGCCGTTGGTGATCGAGTTTTCCGAGTCGGTCGCACCGATCAAGGAGGTGGGCAAACCGATCAAGACTGGCATCAGTCTGAGCCCGGAGCTGGCGGGCAATTGGACCTGGGACGGTGACAAGCGGCTGACTTTCCAGCCGACTGCCGATTGGCCGGTCGGTGCCAAGTTCAAGGTCAAGTTCGACAAGAAAGGCTTCTTCTCTCCGCAGACCAAGTTGGAAGAGTATTCATTTGAATTCGATACCGCACCGTTTGAAGTGACGATTGCCAGCGCGGATTTCTATCAAGACCCGGTTGATGCTGGCCAGAAAAAACTGGTGGCGACGGTGCAGTTCAGCCACCCGGTCGATACCGCCAACTTTGAAAAGCGGGTCAAGCTTGATCTGGCGATGGGCGCGACTTTCCTTGGCCTGAGTGGGGATTCGACCCGTTACACCATTACCTACGACAAACCCAGGTTGAATGCCTACATTCACTCCGCCTCGTTGGCTATCCCGCGTGACGACACCAAAATGACCTTGACGTTGGGCAAGGGCATTGTGTCAGCCCGTGGCGGAAACGAGACGGAAAATGAGATCAGCACGGCCATCACCATTCCGGGCCGCTACAGCTTGCGGTTTGACAATGCTTCGATGACGCTGGTGGATAACGAACGGTTCGAGCCCGAACAGGTGCTGCTGTTCGAAAGTAGTATGCCTGTGGCAGACAAGGCGCTGAATGGCAATGTGCGGGCCTGGTTGCTGCCCAAGCACCATCCAGACCAAAAGGCCGAAGAGCGTGACGACAAGACGCCGTATCACTGGGGTGATGCTGGCGAGGTGGGTAAGCAGGTGTTGTCCAAGGCCAGTGCATTGTCGATCACGCAGGTGCCGGGCGAGGAAGAAAACAATTCGCTGCACAGCTATAAGTTCAAGGCACCCGTTGGTCGATTCCTCTACTTGCAGGTCAACGAAGGGGTGCAGGCATTTGGTGGTTATCAATCCGGCAAGACGCAAGGTTTTGTGGTGGAGGTACAACCCTATCCACAAGCCTTGAAAGTACTGGGCCAGGGCTCATTGCTGTCGCTGACGGGCGAGAAGAAGGTTGGCTTTATGGCGCGGGGGCTGGATAAGGTCAATATCGAAATCGGCCGCTTGTTGCCCAACCAACTGCACCATTTGGTACAGCAGCAGGGTGGCAACATGTTCACGCATCCCAATCTTGCGGATTACGAGATGGACCGATTGGTGGATCGTTATGTGGAGGATCGCGACCTGGATGCACGCGACCCCGGCAAGCCAGTCTATGACAGTATTGACCTCACCCCCTACCTGACGGACAAGCAGGGGGGTAAGCGTGGCTTGTTCCTGATCAAACTCAACGGAACGGGTAAAGCCCAACAACCGACCAGCGAGCCACAGGAGGCCACGGACGAAAGTGGCGAAGGCATGGAAGGTGAGGGAGAGTCGACTGACGAAGGCGAGAGCGGTGAAGCCAGCGATGCCCGGTTGATCCTGTTGACTGATCTGGGCGTGATTGTGAAACGGGCCGTGGCTGGCAGCCAGGATGTATTTGTGCAGTCGATCCAGACTGGTCTGCCGGTGGCGGGTGCCCGGGTGGATGTGATGGGACGCAATGGCCAACCGGTGGAAACGCAAACCACCGATGCCAGCGGGCACGCTCGCCTGCCCAATACCAGCAAATTGCTGCGCGAGAAAATACCGACGATGTATGTGGTGCAGAAAGAGGGCGATATGTCCTTCCTGCCGATCGGTCGCAGCGATCGCATGTTGAATCTGTCGCGCTTTGACGTGGGTGGTGTGTCCAATGCCAGCACGGCAGATCAGCTGTCGGCTTACCTGTTCTCGGATCGTGGCATTTACCGGCCAGGCGAGCAAGTGAATATCGGCACCATCGTCCGTACTGCAGACTGGCGTAGTGGGCTGGAGGGTGTACCGCTGCAGGCGGAGGTGACTGACCCACGTGGCGCGACCGTATTCCGTGAATCGATCAAGTTGTCGCAAGGTGGTTTTGACAGCTTCTCCTGGTCGACCACCGAAACCTCCCCTACCGGTGAATACACCGTGGGCCTGTATTTGGTGAAAAACGGTGCAAGGGATGTACAGATCGGCAACGTAACCGTCAAGGTACGTGACTTTGAGCCGGATCGGATGAAAGTCACCGCCAAATTGGCTGATGGACCTGTGGATGGCTGGCTGGCTCCGGCAGATGTGAAGGCGCAAATCAAAGCCATGCACCTGTTCGGCGCACCGGCAGCCGGCCGTCGTGTCGAAGGCGAAATCGGCCTGAGCCCGGTATTGCCGGCCTTTGCCAAATATCGCGATTATGCGTTCTACGACACCAGTCTGTTGTCGGAAGGCGTGCAGGACAAGCTCCCGGCCACCACCACCGACGATCAGGGTGAGGCGACATTGCCGCTCGACCTGCAACGCTTTGGCGCTGCCACGTATCGTCTGAACTTCCTGGCCAAGGTGTTTGAAGCAGAAGGTGGCCGTAACGTTGCATCGCAGACTTCGGTATTGGTGTCCAGCGCGCCCTATCTGATGGGGGTGAAGACGGATGGTGACCTAGGCTATATCAACCGCGGTGCTGCTCGCAGCAGCCGCTGGCTGGCTGTGGATCGCAAGTTGCAGTCCATTGCCGCGACGGAGCTGAAACTGGAATGGGTGCAGCGGAAGTTTGTATCGGTGCTGACCAAGCAGGACAGCGGTACCTACAAATATGTGTCGCGCCGCAAGGATATCGTCCGCGAAACCAAGCCGGCGCAGGTGGCTGCCGGCGGGACTGAATTTGCGTTGCCCACTGCGGAGCCCGGCGATTACATGCTGGTGCTGCGCAATCAAGAGGGTGAAGTGCTCAACCGCGTGGAATACAGCGTGGTAGGTGAGGCCAATGTCAGCAGGTCGCTTGACCGTAATGCCGAGTTGCAGTTGAAACTGAACAAAACGGATTTCGAACCGGGTGAAACCATCGATGTCAGCATCCGTGCGCCCTATGTCGGCTCAGGTTTGATCACCATCGAGCGCGACAAGGTCTATCACCATGTCTGGTTCAAGACCACTACGACCAGCTCGGTGCAGCAGATCGTATTGCCAAAAGATTTCGAAGGTAATGGTTATATCAACGTGCAGTTTGTGCGTGACCCGGGCAGCGAAGAAATCTTCATGAGCCCACTGTCGTATGGTGTGACGCCATTTGCCGTGAGCCTGAAGAACCGTACTGAAGCGGTACGGGTTGAGACACCACCGGTGGTCAAACCAGGACAGAACCTGAAGATGAAGGTGAAATCGGGTCAGGCGTCGCGAGTGGTGGTGTTTGCGGTGGATGAGGGCATTTTGCAGGTTGCGCGTTACAAGACACCGAATCCGCTGGGTTTCTTCTTCCAGAAACGGGCGTTGGAGGTGAATACTGCCCAGATCCTCGACCTGATTCTGCCGGAGTTCCAGCGCCTGATGCAGGCCGCTGCGCCTGGCGGTGACGCGGACGGTGCCTTCTCGAAGCACTTGAACCCGTTCAATCGCAAACGCAAAGCCCCAGTGGCATATTGGTCTGGCATTGTCGATGTTGGCCCGCAAGGCACTGAGTTGACTTGGCGTGTGCCTGACTACTTCAACGGTAAGCTGCGGGTCATGGCGGTGGCAGTGACACCGCAAACGATTGGGGTCTATGAAGGGGCAACCGATGTCCGGGGTGATTTGATCCTGACACCGAATGTACCTGCGATGGTGGCGCCGGGGGATGAATTCACTGTCAGCGTTGGTGTATTCAACAACACGCGTGGTGGTACCGGCCCGATCACTGTGGTCTTGAGTGGTGGTAAGGAGTTGGCAGTAGTGGGTGAAGGTAGAAAACAGGTGCAGGCCGCCTATCAGAAAGAAGGCGTGGCTGAATTCAAGCTGCGCGCGACAGAGGCCTTGGGGGCAGGTAATTTGCAGTTTGTTGCTACCTTGGGCGACAAGTCCGCCAAAATGACGGAAAGTGTCAGCGTGCGGCCAGCTGTACCGTTCCGCACCCAATTGGCGTTTGGTCGATTCAATGGTAGCAATGCCACACAAACCCTGACCCGCGAGCTGTATCCGGAATATCGCAAGGTGGATGCAACGGTGTCGGTTCTGCCGCTAGCCTGGTCACAGGGCTTGGTGGCGTACCTAGATAGCTATCCTTATTCCTGCACCGAGCAATTGGTGAGCAAAGCGATGCCAGCCCTGGTATTTGCAGGTCGCCCCGAGCTAGGCAAGATTGCAGGCAAGGACAGTATCAAGTCCGCATTACGGGTACTAGGCAGCCGCCAGAACGATCAAGGTGCATTCGGTCTATGGTCGTCGTCAGTACAGGTCGAACCGTTTGCCTCTGCTTATGCAGTTCACTTCCTGATCGAAGCCAAAGAACGTGGTACGACATTGCCAGCAGGTATGCTGGAGTCCGCCAATGACTGGTTGCAGAACCTGGTCAACAGTGGCGGTGAAGACCTGGGTAGCGCCCGCTTGCGTGCCTATGCCATCTACCTGCTGACCCGGCAGGGTGTGGTTACCAGCGGCATGCTGTCAGGTTTGCAGCAGGAGCTGGATGCGCGATTTGCGCCACAATGGACACAGGATCTGACGGCGGCTTATGTGGCGGCGACCTATCAATTGTTGAAGCAGGACAAGCTGGCCGACAAGTCGCTGAAAGCCGTACCGTGGTCGGATAAACGCAAGGACAGTGGTTATTGGGTGTATTACGACAGCTTGGTACATGACGCACAGTTACTGTATCTGATGTCGCGCCACTTCCCTGAACGTGCGATCAAGATCCCGACGACAGTGCTCGACAACATGGGTAAAGCCATGAGCAGCAATCACTTCAACTCGCTGTCGTCCGCCTATCTGATGTTAGGGCTGGATGCTTATGCTGCCTTGGCCCAATCGCAAGGCGTCAAATTGTCGATGGCTGAGATCGGGCGGGATGGTAGCGAAAAAATGCTGACCCTGCCGACGGGTAGTTTGCCGAAAGCCGCGATTTCAATGGCTGCCGCCAGCGTCAAGTTCGGCCGGGAAGGCAACCTGCCGGCTTACTTTGCCGTCAACGAATCGGGCTTTGATCGCAAAGTGGCGACGGAACTGCGTGAGGGCATTGAAATTGCGCGTGAATACACAGACTTGACCGGTAAAGCCATCAGCAAAGTGAAAGTGGGTGACGAGTTCCTGGTCAAGCTCAGTTTGCGTGCCACCAAGCGTGATCAGATCTCGCAAGTGGCGGTGGTGGATTTGCTGCCCGGCGGGGTTGAACCGGTGATCGAACTGCGCAAGCCAGTCGAGCCAGATGCGCAGGAAAATGCCAGTGAACAGACGGCACCCACGCTACCAATTGGCGTGCCGGACAAATCCAATTGGGTGCCGGATTTTGCCGATCTGCGTGATGACCGACTGGTGCTGTATGGTCAGGCTGGTAAGGATGTGGGCACCTTCGTCTACAAAGTGCGGGCAACCAATGCCGGCGTGTTCAAAACCCCGGCACCATTTGCAGAAGGCATGTATGACCGGTCTGTGGTGGCAAGAGGTACGGTGGGTAAGCTGGAGATCATCAAACCATGA
- a CDS encoding amino acid racemase, with product MTQHIGIVACSAEGAALCYRTICAEAAPLLGAHAHPEISLHSLSLADYVDCLDRGDLQGVAGLMLRSAQALARAGADFLICPDNTIHQAMSWVLPHSPLPWLHIAEVVVAEATRRGFGKLGLTGTRWLVESDVYPDKLAQHGIDWLRPTKNEREQISHIIMSELVNGQFNMQSTAYFQQVIAQMKAQGCDAVILGCTEIPLIINDENSSLPTLDSTRLLARAALQRALTTHPR from the coding sequence ATGACACAACATATCGGCATCGTCGCTTGCTCTGCAGAAGGCGCAGCCCTGTGCTACCGAACCATTTGCGCTGAAGCAGCTCCGTTACTGGGGGCACACGCACATCCCGAAATTTCCTTACATTCACTGTCGTTGGCAGACTATGTCGATTGTCTTGACCGTGGCGATCTTCAAGGTGTGGCTGGACTCATGCTGCGCTCCGCCCAAGCGCTGGCACGCGCCGGTGCTGATTTTCTGATCTGCCCCGACAACACCATCCATCAGGCCATGTCCTGGGTGTTGCCTCACTCACCGCTCCCCTGGCTGCACATCGCTGAAGTCGTTGTCGCCGAGGCCACCCGCAGGGGATTTGGCAAACTCGGCCTGACGGGAACACGCTGGCTGGTCGAAAGCGATGTCTACCCAGATAAACTTGCCCAGCACGGCATCGATTGGCTTCGCCCTACCAAAAACGAACGCGAACAAATCAGCCACATCATCATGTCGGAACTGGTAAACGGCCAGTTCAACATGCAAAGTACCGCCTATTTTCAACAAGTCATTGCCCAAATGAAGGCACAAGGCTGTGATGCGGTGATTCTGGGCTGTACTGAAATCCCGTTGATCATCAACGATGAGAACTCATCCTTGCCGACGCTGGACTCCACCCGCTTGCTTGCCCGGGCAGCATTGCAACGGGCGTTGACGACACATCCTCGGTAA